In the genome of Neofelis nebulosa isolate mNeoNeb1 chromosome 6, mNeoNeb1.pri, whole genome shotgun sequence, one region contains:
- the FRMD1 gene encoding FERM domain-containing protein 1 isoform X2, with translation MTAEPRDVLVLLPTREQLRLVVGVRATCRELFQRVCDVTSIKEAHFFGLSVVRDNEFMFMDLEQKISKYFPKDWKRQVHKGGRPRAPFVSFLRVQYYVEDGRVIRDKTARHLYCCHLKERVLRSECTHREEAYFLPAAYGLQADLGNHRELVHVGRYFEPEAYFPRWVIAKRSSAYILRHAPAVHREQRGLDPKEAVLRFIREACRLEDVPVHFFRLYKDKKEDRPTIVLGLTLKGMQVYQEADHAPKLLYDFPWSHIGKLVFLGKRLEIQPDGPPSARKLVYHTGCASRSGHLLRLTLRPTLRGCGSWRRQKVGPGRGRAPGGRPGCFWAPFMFPTGGRGLLAPVSSGRGEEADSEDGAWGQFGFWEGIL, from the exons ATGACCGCAGAACCCAGGGACGTCCTGGTGCTGCTGCCCACGCGGGAGCAGCTGCGGCTGGTTGTGGGG GTGCGGGCCACCTGTCGTGAGCTCTTCCAGCGGGTGTGCGATGTGACCAGCATCAAAGAAGCCCACTTCTTTGGCCTCAGCGTGGTCAGAG ACAACGagttcatgttcatggatttggAGCAGAAGATCAGCAAGTACTTCCCCAAGGACTGGAAGCGGCAAGTGCACAAA GGTGGGAGGCCCCGCGCGCCCTTCGTGAGCTTCCTCAGGGTGCAGTACTACGTGGAGGACGGCAGGGTCATAAG GGACAAGACGGCCAGGCACCTGTACTGCTGCCACCTGAAGGAGCGTGTGCTGAGGTCCGAGTGCACCCACCGCGAGGAGGCCTACTTCCTGCCGGCCGCCTACGGGCTGCAGGCCGACCTGGGCAACCACCGGGAGCTGGTCCACGTGGGGAGGTACTTCGAGCCGGAAGCCTACTTTCCGCGGTGG GTCATTGCCAAGAGGAGCAGCGCGTACATCCTCAGGCACGCGCCCGCCGTGCACCGTGAGCAGCGGGGCCTCGACCCCAAGGAGGCAGTGCTGCGCTTCATCAGGGAGGCCTGCCGGCTCGAGGACGTGCCCGTCCACTTCTTCAGGCTGTACAAG GATAAGAAGGAGGACAGGCCTACCATCGTCCTGGGACTGACCCTCAAGGGAATGCAAGTCTATCAG GAGGCAGACCACGCTCCCAAGCTGCTCTATGACTTCCCCTGGTCCCACATCGGGAAGCTGGTGTTTCTG GGGAAAAGGCTGGAGATCCAGCCAGACGGGCCGCCGTCGGCACGGAAGCTGGTGTATCACACGGGCTGCGCCTCGCGCTCCGGCCACCTGCTGCGGCTCACGCTGCGACCCACCCTGCGAGGCTGCGGCagctggaggaggcagaaggtGGGCCCCGGCCGTGGCCGGGCCCCGGGGGGCCGCCCGGGCTGCTTCTGGGCGCCTTTCATGTTTCCCACTGGGGGGCGCGGCCTCTTGGCTCCTGTGTCCTCTGGAAGGGGGGAGGAGGCCGATTCTGAGGACGGGGCCTGGGGACAGTTTGGATTCTGGGAAGGAATTCTCTAG
- the FRMD1 gene encoding FERM domain-containing protein 1 isoform X1, with translation MHTHTHVHTTHILTHVYMFHIHMYACTRTYTRTCAHTPCTCVHTHIHTRAQLRAHAHTHTHACAHTHILTHMHTVCTRTYTHTRAHTHLAFSGREGRAESWSTLGSFWRKQCTEPRARSVPRILLSGSRLCPGFWKHLSRSRALGPEETLPGALMDESQEWGVLAEGDNEFMFMDLEQKISKYFPKDWKRQVHKGGRPRAPFVSFLRVQYYVEDGRVIRDKTARHLYCCHLKERVLRSECTHREEAYFLPAAYGLQADLGNHRELVHVGRYFEPEAYFPRWVIAKRSSAYILRHAPAVHREQRGLDPKEAVLRFIREACRLEDVPVHFFRLYKDKKEDRPTIVLGLTLKGMQVYQEADHAPKLLYDFPWSHIGKLVFLGKRLEIQPDGPPSARKLVYHTGCASRSGHLLRLTLRPTLRGCGSWRRQKVGPGRGRAPGGRPGCFWAPFMFPTGGRGLLAPVSSGRGEEADSEDGAWGQFGFWEGIL, from the exons atgcacacacatacacacgtgcacaccacacacatactCACGCATGTGTACATGTTTCACATACACATGTACGCATGCACACGTACATATActcgcacatgtgcacacactccatgtacatgtgtacacactcacattcacacacgtgcacaactccgtgcacatgcacacacacatactcacgcATGTGCCcacacacatatactcacacacatgcacactgtatgcacacgcacatacactcacacacgtgcacacacgcacttGGCCTTCTCTGGGAGAGAGGGGCGAGCAGAATCCTGGTCTACTCTTGGTTCTTTCTGGAGAAAACAGTGCACAGAACCCCGGGCTAGGTCTGTTCCTCGGATTCTGCTGTCCGGGAGCCGATTGTGTCCGGGGTTCTGGAAACACTTGTCCAGGAGCAGAGCCCTGGGTCCAGAAGAAACCCTTCCTGGAGCTCTAATGGATGAAAGCCAAGAGTGGGGTGTGCTggcagaaggag ACAACGagttcatgttcatggatttggAGCAGAAGATCAGCAAGTACTTCCCCAAGGACTGGAAGCGGCAAGTGCACAAA GGTGGGAGGCCCCGCGCGCCCTTCGTGAGCTTCCTCAGGGTGCAGTACTACGTGGAGGACGGCAGGGTCATAAG GGACAAGACGGCCAGGCACCTGTACTGCTGCCACCTGAAGGAGCGTGTGCTGAGGTCCGAGTGCACCCACCGCGAGGAGGCCTACTTCCTGCCGGCCGCCTACGGGCTGCAGGCCGACCTGGGCAACCACCGGGAGCTGGTCCACGTGGGGAGGTACTTCGAGCCGGAAGCCTACTTTCCGCGGTGG GTCATTGCCAAGAGGAGCAGCGCGTACATCCTCAGGCACGCGCCCGCCGTGCACCGTGAGCAGCGGGGCCTCGACCCCAAGGAGGCAGTGCTGCGCTTCATCAGGGAGGCCTGCCGGCTCGAGGACGTGCCCGTCCACTTCTTCAGGCTGTACAAG GATAAGAAGGAGGACAGGCCTACCATCGTCCTGGGACTGACCCTCAAGGGAATGCAAGTCTATCAG GAGGCAGACCACGCTCCCAAGCTGCTCTATGACTTCCCCTGGTCCCACATCGGGAAGCTGGTGTTTCTG GGGAAAAGGCTGGAGATCCAGCCAGACGGGCCGCCGTCGGCACGGAAGCTGGTGTATCACACGGGCTGCGCCTCGCGCTCCGGCCACCTGCTGCGGCTCACGCTGCGACCCACCCTGCGAGGCTGCGGCagctggaggaggcagaaggtGGGCCCCGGCCGTGGCCGGGCCCCGGGGGGCCGCCCGGGCTGCTTCTGGGCGCCTTTCATGTTTCCCACTGGGGGGCGCGGCCTCTTGGCTCCTGTGTCCTCTGGAAGGGGGGAGGAGGCCGATTCTGAGGACGGGGCCTGGGGACAGTTTGGATTCTGGGAAGGAATTCTCTAG
- the FRMD1 gene encoding FERM domain-containing protein 1 isoform X4 gives MFMDLEQKISKYFPKDWKRQVHKGGRPRAPFVSFLRVQYYVEDGRVIRDKTARHLYCCHLKERVLRSECTHREEAYFLPAAYGLQADLGNHRELVHVGRYFEPEAYFPRWVIAKRSSAYILRHAPAVHREQRGLDPKEAVLRFIREACRLEDVPVHFFRLYKDKKEDRPTIVLGLTLKGMQVYQEADHAPKLLYDFPWSHIGKLVFLGKRLEIQPDGPPSARKLVYHTGCASRSGHLLRLTLRPTLRGCGSWRRQKVGPGRGRAPGGRPGCFWAPFMFPTGGRGLLAPVSSGRGEEADSEDGAWGQFGFWEGIL, from the exons atgttcatggatttggAGCAGAAGATCAGCAAGTACTTCCCCAAGGACTGGAAGCGGCAAGTGCACAAA GGTGGGAGGCCCCGCGCGCCCTTCGTGAGCTTCCTCAGGGTGCAGTACTACGTGGAGGACGGCAGGGTCATAAG GGACAAGACGGCCAGGCACCTGTACTGCTGCCACCTGAAGGAGCGTGTGCTGAGGTCCGAGTGCACCCACCGCGAGGAGGCCTACTTCCTGCCGGCCGCCTACGGGCTGCAGGCCGACCTGGGCAACCACCGGGAGCTGGTCCACGTGGGGAGGTACTTCGAGCCGGAAGCCTACTTTCCGCGGTGG GTCATTGCCAAGAGGAGCAGCGCGTACATCCTCAGGCACGCGCCCGCCGTGCACCGTGAGCAGCGGGGCCTCGACCCCAAGGAGGCAGTGCTGCGCTTCATCAGGGAGGCCTGCCGGCTCGAGGACGTGCCCGTCCACTTCTTCAGGCTGTACAAG GATAAGAAGGAGGACAGGCCTACCATCGTCCTGGGACTGACCCTCAAGGGAATGCAAGTCTATCAG GAGGCAGACCACGCTCCCAAGCTGCTCTATGACTTCCCCTGGTCCCACATCGGGAAGCTGGTGTTTCTG GGGAAAAGGCTGGAGATCCAGCCAGACGGGCCGCCGTCGGCACGGAAGCTGGTGTATCACACGGGCTGCGCCTCGCGCTCCGGCCACCTGCTGCGGCTCACGCTGCGACCCACCCTGCGAGGCTGCGGCagctggaggaggcagaaggtGGGCCCCGGCCGTGGCCGGGCCCCGGGGGGCCGCCCGGGCTGCTTCTGGGCGCCTTTCATGTTTCCCACTGGGGGGCGCGGCCTCTTGGCTCCTGTGTCCTCTGGAAGGGGGGAGGAGGCCGATTCTGAGGACGGGGCCTGGGGACAGTTTGGATTCTGGGAAGGAATTCTCTAG
- the FRMD1 gene encoding FERM domain-containing protein 1 isoform X3, producing MLRRLRFQVRATCRELFQRVCDVTSIKEAHFFGLSVVRDNEFMFMDLEQKISKYFPKDWKRQVHKGGRPRAPFVSFLRVQYYVEDGRVIRDKTARHLYCCHLKERVLRSECTHREEAYFLPAAYGLQADLGNHRELVHVGRYFEPEAYFPRWVIAKRSSAYILRHAPAVHREQRGLDPKEAVLRFIREACRLEDVPVHFFRLYKDKKEDRPTIVLGLTLKGMQVYQEADHAPKLLYDFPWSHIGKLVFLGKRLEIQPDGPPSARKLVYHTGCASRSGHLLRLTLRPTLRGCGSWRRQKVGPGRGRAPGGRPGCFWAPFMFPTGGRGLLAPVSSGRGEEADSEDGAWGQFGFWEGIL from the exons ATGTTAAGACGGCTCCGTTTCCAG GTGCGGGCCACCTGTCGTGAGCTCTTCCAGCGGGTGTGCGATGTGACCAGCATCAAAGAAGCCCACTTCTTTGGCCTCAGCGTGGTCAGAG ACAACGagttcatgttcatggatttggAGCAGAAGATCAGCAAGTACTTCCCCAAGGACTGGAAGCGGCAAGTGCACAAA GGTGGGAGGCCCCGCGCGCCCTTCGTGAGCTTCCTCAGGGTGCAGTACTACGTGGAGGACGGCAGGGTCATAAG GGACAAGACGGCCAGGCACCTGTACTGCTGCCACCTGAAGGAGCGTGTGCTGAGGTCCGAGTGCACCCACCGCGAGGAGGCCTACTTCCTGCCGGCCGCCTACGGGCTGCAGGCCGACCTGGGCAACCACCGGGAGCTGGTCCACGTGGGGAGGTACTTCGAGCCGGAAGCCTACTTTCCGCGGTGG GTCATTGCCAAGAGGAGCAGCGCGTACATCCTCAGGCACGCGCCCGCCGTGCACCGTGAGCAGCGGGGCCTCGACCCCAAGGAGGCAGTGCTGCGCTTCATCAGGGAGGCCTGCCGGCTCGAGGACGTGCCCGTCCACTTCTTCAGGCTGTACAAG GATAAGAAGGAGGACAGGCCTACCATCGTCCTGGGACTGACCCTCAAGGGAATGCAAGTCTATCAG GAGGCAGACCACGCTCCCAAGCTGCTCTATGACTTCCCCTGGTCCCACATCGGGAAGCTGGTGTTTCTG GGGAAAAGGCTGGAGATCCAGCCAGACGGGCCGCCGTCGGCACGGAAGCTGGTGTATCACACGGGCTGCGCCTCGCGCTCCGGCCACCTGCTGCGGCTCACGCTGCGACCCACCCTGCGAGGCTGCGGCagctggaggaggcagaaggtGGGCCCCGGCCGTGGCCGGGCCCCGGGGGGCCGCCCGGGCTGCTTCTGGGCGCCTTTCATGTTTCCCACTGGGGGGCGCGGCCTCTTGGCTCCTGTGTCCTCTGGAAGGGGGGAGGAGGCCGATTCTGAGGACGGGGCCTGGGGACAGTTTGGATTCTGGGAAGGAATTCTCTAG